Genomic segment of Anaerolineales bacterium:
AACTCCGGAATGGGTGGCCGGATAACTCCGGAATCACCGGCCGGATAACTCCGAAACGGGCGGCCGGATTAGGCCGGAAAATGCAGGAATTCCGGATAATCCGGGAAAACGCGTCGAGGTTGCTAATTCGGTCGTCCGAAGCACGCCCTGCTCTCGAGGCCGCCGCAAAGCAAACTTGGGAATTCCTCCCAGCCAGGCGGATCCGAGTGCGAAAACAGTCCGGCGGCCGGGGGAACTCATCCCGGCCGCCGGGTGAAAAGGAGGAAATTGCACGGTGCGCTAGATGTTGACGATGATCTGGCTGAACACGTTTCCGATGGCGGGACCAAGGACCGACAGAATAATGATGATCACGATGGCAACCAGGACGAGGATCAGCGCATACTCCACCAAACCTTGGCCCTTCTTCTGCAGCTTCTTGAACATGGGATGTGCCTCCTTTCCGGAAAGGATCAGCCGGTTTTTTCCGGCCGTTGGGTTGATCCCATCCTCCCTTAAAAAACGGCAGGGATCAATAAAAGGCCGGTTAATTGCCGGATGTTCGAAGAGAGCGATAAACTTGTGGATGCAAGAGAGCGCGATCCATGGTAACCGTTTTCAACCTCCGCTGACTTCCTTTCCCGGAGGCGGCTTTTTCGATGCCGGAGTTATTCAGGATAGAACCGCGAGGCGTTTCCCCCTTCAACCGGATCCGGCGCTT
This window contains:
- a CDS encoding Flp family type IVb pilin produces the protein MFKKLQKKGQGLVEYALILVLVAIVIIIILSVLGPAIGNVFSQIIVNI